The following DNA comes from Spirochaetaceae bacterium.
TCTTTGCGGTCGCTGCGTGTTAGGTAGCAGGGCTTACCTTCATCGCCGACGGCAGCGTGTTTAATAAACTGGCTTTCGGCTTGTTGGTGCTTAACGGCGGCATTAAATTTAAGTAATAACTCTTCGTAATTGCCGGTAAGTTCTTCGGGTTTAAGTTGCAGCCTTTGGGCTAAACCAAAGTAACTTTGACAAATTTTTTGCTGTAACTCTGCCTCGTTATTCATAACTGTTTCCTCCTTTTTGCGTTTAAAATTCATAGCTCCCCCTTCTGTTAAAGTATTTTTTAAAATAATGGCTTCTTCGTAACGTGGGGCCTCTACTAAGGCCAAGTGAATAAATTGCCCCTCCGCTACCTCATAGTGATAAGGACATTGGTG
Coding sequences within:
- a CDS encoding DUF2213 domain-containing protein, which gives rise to MDWPKSYKAKFIEAGLVNYEDNGGGVWLLRKEVLDKMLASFVGKPLLLNHSSEVTAANYSQHACGYVSRAWYNETDGWYWVDFLVTSHQAEQAIAQNFSVSCAYEVTKYNEGGLYHQCPYHYEVAEGQFIHLALVEAPRYEEAIILKNTLTEGGAMNFKRKKEETVMNNEAELQQKICQSYFGLAQRLQLKPEELTGNYEELLLKFNAAVKHQQAESQFIKHAAVGDEGKPCYLTRSDRKELGLKRYG